GCATCCGGTGGGCGTGCACTACAACCCGCAGACCCACCGGGCCGAACTGAACGACATCCTGGCGTTGCTCACCAACAACACCGGCCTGACGGCGTTCGGCCACACGGTCACCGGCGCGCTGCTGACCGCGGGCACGTTCGTGGCTGCCGTCAGCGCCTGGTGGCTGGTGCGGTCACAGACCGACACCGTCGACCCGGGCACTCGGGCGATGTATCGCCCGGCGACCGTACTGGGCTGCTGGGTGGTGCTCCTCGCCACGGTCGGGTTGTTCTTCAGCGGCGATCACCAGGGCAAGCTGATGTTCCGGCAGCAGCCGATGAAGATGGCGTCGGCGGAGTCGCTGTGCGACACCCAGGTCGATCCGGACTTCTCCATCCTGACGGTCGGGCGACAGAACAACTGTGATGCGCTCACCCGTGTCATCGAGGTGCCGTACGTGCTGCCGTTCCTGGCCGAGGGCAAGTTCGACGGCGTCACGTTGCAGGGTGTGCGCGACATCCAGCGGGACTACAACCAGCGCTTCGGCCCAAATGACTACCGCCCCAACCTGTTTGTCACCTACTGGTCCTTCCGCGCGATGATCGGACTGCTGGCCATTCCGGTGTTGTTCGCGTTGACCGCACTGTGGCTGACCCGCGGCGGACGGATCCCGAACCAGCGCTGGTTCGCCTGGTTTGCGCTGCTGGCGATCCCGGCACCGTTCCTGGCCAACAGTGCCGGCTGGGTGTTCACCGAGATGGGCCGCCAGCCGTGGATCGTCGCCCCGAACCCGACCGGCGACCCGAACGTCCACCTCACCGTCGCGGCCGGGGTGTCGCATCACGGGTCCGGGGTGGTGATCACCTCGCTGGTGACGTTCACGCTGGTCTACGCCGTGCTCGCGGTGGTGTGGTTCTGGCTGCTCAAGCGCTACATCGCGGAGGGGCCGCTGGAACACGACGCCGAACCGGCCGCGCCTCCTGCCGAGCAGGAAGACGACGTGGCACCCCTGTCGTTCGCCTACTAGACGCCGAAAGGAGCTGACCGGTGAAACTCCAAGAGTTGTGGTTCGGCCTCATCACGACACTGTTCCTCGGCTTTTTCATCCTCGAGGGCTTCGACTTCGGCGTGGGCATGCTGATGGAACCGTTCGCTCGGGTCAGCAAGGGCGATCGGGAAGCGCATCGGCGCGCGGCACTCAACACCATCGGGCCGGTGTGGGACGCCAACGAAGTCTGGCTGATCACCGCGGGCGCGGCCATGTTCGCGGCCTTCCCCGGCTGGTATGCCACCGTGTTCTCCACGCTCTATCTGCCGCTGCTGGCGATCCTGTTCGGCATGATCGTGCGCGTGGTGTCCATCGAGTGGCGCGGCAAGGTCGACGACACGAAATGGCGGGGCTGGGCCGACTTCGGCATTGCCGCCGGCTCCTGGCTTCCTGCAATCCTCTGGGGCACAGCGTTTTCCATTCTGGTGCGCGGGCTCCCGGTGGGCCCCGACGGACAGGTGGACCTCTCGATCGGTGACGTGCTCAACCCCTACACTCTGCTGGGTGGTCTGGCCACCGCCGGATTGTTCTTGTTCTACGGTTCGGTGTTCGTCTCGCTGAAGACGGCCGACTCCATCCGCGACGACGCCCACCGATTCGGCCGCATCTTGGCGCTGCCGGTAACGGTGTTGGTTGCCGCGTTCGGGATCTGGACGCAGCTGGCGCACGGCAAGGACTGGACCTGGGCGGTGCTGGGGGTGGCGGTGCTGGCCCAGGTGGCGGCGGTGCTGTTGGTGTGGCGACGCGCCTCCGATGGGTGGGCGTTCGTGTGCACGCTGCTGGTGGTTGCCAGCGTGGTGGTGCTGCTGTTCGGCTCGCTCTACCCCAACCTGGTTCCGTCCACGCTGAACAGTCAGTGGAACGTGACGATCTACAACGCGTCGTCCACCGATTACACCCTCAAGATCATGACCTGGGTGACCGCGATCATGACGCCGCTGACGGTGGTGTACCAGGCCTGGACGTATTGGGTATTCCGGCAACGCATCTCGGCTGACCGGATACCTGCGTCGATCGGTTTGACCAGGCGTCCGTCCTGACCGGTAGGAGTGCACGGGGTCCGGTGGACCCCCGGCTGTGGCGGGCGTCCACCGCATTGCGCCGCTACCTGGCCGCCAGTGTGCTCTGCGGCGTGGTGATCTCGGGCTGCGCCATCGCGGCGGCGATCGTCCTGGGCGGCCTGGTGGCGCGGGTCGCTACCGACCCCGCCGCGCGGGAGTTGCGCGAATGGTCGGCATCGCTGTCGATTCTGTCGGCACTGTGGGTTATCCGCACGCTGGCGCACTGGCTACAGGCCCGGCTGGGACAGCGGGGCGCCAGCGCGGTGATCGCCGACCTGAGCGGGCAAGTGTTGACGGCGGTGACGGCCCGACCACCCGATCAGCTTGCCGCAGAACGAGACTCGGCCGCCACGGTGGTCACCCGCGGCCTCGACGGCCTGCGCCCGTACTTCACCGGCTATCTGCCGACGTTGCTGCTGGCCGCGATCCTCACCCCGGCCACCGTCGCGGTGATCGCCTGCTACGACCTGAAGTCGATGGTCATTGTGGTGATCACGCTGCCACTGATACCGGTATTCATGGTGTTGATCGGATTGGCCACCGCCGACCGTGCCGCCGCCGCCCTGCAAGCCATGACCACCTTGCAGGCGAGGTTGCTGGATCTGATCGCCGGCATACCGACGCTGCGGGCGCTGGGGCGGGCGTCGGGACCTGAGCGCCGCATCGCCGAACTCAGTGCGGCGCATCGTCGTTCGACGATGTCCACCTTGCGGATCGCGTTCCTGTCGGCGCTCGTCCTCGAATTGCTGGCCACCCTGGGCGTGGCTCTGGTGGCGGTCAGCATCGGGCTTCGCCTGGTGTTCGGGGAGATGAGTCTGGCCGTCGGCTTGACCGTGTTGCTGCTGGCGCCGGACGTGTATTGGCCGCTGCGCCGCATCGGGGTGGAGTTTCACGCCGCGCAGGACGGACGAGCCGCGGCAGACAAGGCATTTGCGCTCATCGGCGCGCCCGCGGCGCCGCCGCGAGCGCCGGGTAGCCGGACTGTCAGCGCACGCGGGGCACAGATCCGCCTGGAGCACCTCAGCGTCACGTCCCGGGCGGGTCGCGCCCCCGACGATCTGACCGCCGTCGTCGAACCGGGCGCGGTGACGGTGTTCACCGGCCCTAACGGTGCGGGCAAAAGCACCGCGCTGCAGGTGATTGCGGGCCTGACGGCGCCCACGTCGGGCCGTGTCACCGTGGGGGGCGTCGACATCGCCGAACTGGCGTCCGAGCCGTGGTGGGAGCAGTTGTCCTGGCTGCCGCAACGCCCGGTGCTGGTGCCGGGGACGGTGCGCGACAACCTGACGCTGCTGGGTCCGCTGGACGATCTTGAGAGTGCTTGCACGGCTTCGGGATTCGACGCGGTGTTACCGGAGTTGCCACGCGGTCTGGACACCGTGCTGGGTCGCGACGGTGTGGGTTTGTCGCTCGGGCAGCGGCAACGGCTGGGTTTGGCGCGAACGCTCGGCGCTGCGGCGCCGGTGCTGTTGCTGGACGAACCCACCGCGCATCTGGACGCCGCCACCGAGGACCGAGTGCTGCGAGCCGTCGTCGCGCGGGCCCGCGCCGGCGCGACCGTGGTGGTCGTCGGGCATCGCGAGCGGGTCCTGGCGATCGGGGATCGGGTCGTCGAGGTGGTCGCCGGAAGCGAGGCGCGTCATGCGCCGGTCTGATCCGCTCGTGGCGGCGCTGGAGCTGTTGCGGCCCCGGCTGCCGAGGGTGTTGGCCGCTGTGACGTTCGGGGCGCTGTCGCTGGGCAGCGCGCTGGCCCTGGCTGGGGTGTCGGCGTGGCTGATCACCCGCGCCGCGCAGCTGCCCCCGGTGTTGGACCTGTCGATCGCGGTCGTGCTGGTGCGCACGTTCGCGATTTCGCGCGGCGTGCTGCGCTATTGCGAGCGACTGGCCAGCCACGACACCGCGCTGCGGGCGGCCGGCGCGGCCCGCTCCGAAATCTATCGCCGGCTGGCCACCGGGCCGGCCGCGCTGGCAGTCCGGTTGCACAGCGGCGAGTTGGTGGCCCGCGTCGGCGCCGATGTCGACGCGTTGGCCGACGTGCTGGTGCGCGCCCTGGTGCCGATGGGTGTCGCGGCGGTGCTGATGGTGGCGGCCGTCGGCGTCGTCGGGTGCATTTCGCCCTCGGCCGCGATCGTGCTGGCGGTCTGCCTGCTGGTGGCCGGCGTGGTCGCTCCCGCGCTGGCCGGCCGGGCCGCCGAACGGCAGGAAGCCGTTGCCCGCGAGCAGCATTCCGAACGGGACACCTCTGCCATGCTCGCGCTTGAACACGCGCCCGAACTCCGGGTCGCCGGTGCGCTGCCCGGCCTGATCGCCGAATCCCAACAACGGCAACGATCCTGGGGTGCAGCCCTGGACGCGGCCGCTCGGCCGGCGGCGATCGCCGAGGCGCTGCCCACCGCGGCCGTCGGGGTCAGTGTGCTCGGGGCGGTGGTGGCCGCGATCGGGATGGGGTCCTCGGTGGCCCCGACGACGCTGGCCGTGCTGATGTTGTTGCCGCTCTCGGCGTTCGAAGCGACCACCGCCCTGCCGGCGGCCGCGGTGCAGCTGACCCGGTCGCGGATCTCGGCGCGTCGGCTGCAGGAGCTGGCTCCCCGGCTGGACAACCCCGACGAAACCTCGGCGGTCGCACTGCCGCGACCGTCGGGCCGGCTGTCCGCGGATGTGCGTTGCGGTCACCCGGGAACGCCGGGAATCCGGTGCGCGGTCGACGTGGTGCCGGGGGCGCGGCTGGCGGTCACCGGCGCCAGCGGCTCCGGTAAGACCACGCTGCTGATGACGCTGGCCGGTCTGCTGCCGCCCCTGCAGGGACGGGTGACGTTGAACGGCGTCGACGTGCACAGCATCCGCGAAGCTGAATTACGCAGTGCGATAGTCTTTTTCGCCGAAGACGCGCACCTGTTCACCACCACGGTCCGGGATAACCTGCTGGTCGCTCGTGGTGACTGCACCGACGAGGAGCTGACG
The nucleotide sequence above comes from Mycobacterium kiyosense. Encoded proteins:
- the cydD gene encoding thiol reductant ABC exporter subunit CydD yields the protein MDPRLWRASTALRRYLAASVLCGVVISGCAIAAAIVLGGLVARVATDPAARELREWSASLSILSALWVIRTLAHWLQARLGQRGASAVIADLSGQVLTAVTARPPDQLAAERDSAATVVTRGLDGLRPYFTGYLPTLLLAAILTPATVAVIACYDLKSMVIVVITLPLIPVFMVLIGLATADRAAAALQAMTTLQARLLDLIAGIPTLRALGRASGPERRIAELSAAHRRSTMSTLRIAFLSALVLELLATLGVALVAVSIGLRLVFGEMSLAVGLTVLLLAPDVYWPLRRIGVEFHAAQDGRAAADKAFALIGAPAAPPRAPGSRTVSARGAQIRLEHLSVTSRAGRAPDDLTAVVEPGAVTVFTGPNGAGKSTALQVIAGLTAPTSGRVTVGGVDIAELASEPWWEQLSWLPQRPVLVPGTVRDNLTLLGPLDDLESACTASGFDAVLPELPRGLDTVLGRDGVGLSLGQRQRLGLARTLGAAAPVLLLDEPTAHLDAATEDRVLRAVVARARAGATVVVVGHRERVLAIGDRVVEVVAGSEARHAPV
- the cydC gene encoding thiol reductant ABC exporter subunit CydC yields the protein MRRSDPLVAALELLRPRLPRVLAAVTFGALSLGSALALAGVSAWLITRAAQLPPVLDLSIAVVLVRTFAISRGVLRYCERLASHDTALRAAGAARSEIYRRLATGPAALAVRLHSGELVARVGADVDALADVLVRALVPMGVAAVLMVAAVGVVGCISPSAAIVLAVCLLVAGVVAPALAGRAAERQEAVAREQHSERDTSAMLALEHAPELRVAGALPGLIAESQQRQRSWGAALDAAARPAAIAEALPTAAVGVSVLGAVVAAIGMGSSVAPTTLAVLMLLPLSAFEATTALPAAAVQLTRSRISARRLQELAPRLDNPDETSAVALPRPSGRLSADVRCGHPGTPGIRCAVDVVPGARLAVTGASGSGKTTLLMTLAGLLPPLQGRVTLNGVDVHSIREAELRSAIVFFAEDAHLFTTTVRDNLLVARGDCTDEELTAALTAVGLGDWLAGLPEGLSTVLVGGAQAVSAGQRRRLLLARALLSPARILLLDEPTEHLDRNDAEDLLRGLLAADGALLPAARTVVVATHHLPRDIDCEKLDLTSGVDAA
- the cydB gene encoding cytochrome c oxidase assembly protein, producing the protein MKLQELWFGLITTLFLGFFILEGFDFGVGMLMEPFARVSKGDREAHRRAALNTIGPVWDANEVWLITAGAAMFAAFPGWYATVFSTLYLPLLAILFGMIVRVVSIEWRGKVDDTKWRGWADFGIAAGSWLPAILWGTAFSILVRGLPVGPDGQVDLSIGDVLNPYTLLGGLATAGLFLFYGSVFVSLKTADSIRDDAHRFGRILALPVTVLVAAFGIWTQLAHGKDWTWAVLGVAVLAQVAAVLLVWRRASDGWAFVCTLLVVASVVVLLFGSLYPNLVPSTLNSQWNVTIYNASSTDYTLKIMTWVTAIMTPLTVVYQAWTYWVFRQRISADRIPASIGLTRRPS
- the cydA gene encoding cytochrome ubiquinol oxidase subunit I; protein product: MNVVDLSRWQFGITTVYHFIFVPLTIGLAPLLAIMQTAWVVTDNVAWYRLTKFFGKLFLINFAIGVATGIVQEFQFGMNWSEYSRFVGDVFGAPLAMEGLLAFFFESTFIGLWIFGWSRLPKLVHLACIWIVAISVNVSAYFIITANSFMQHPVGVHYNPQTHRAELNDILALLTNNTGLTAFGHTVTGALLTAGTFVAAVSAWWLVRSQTDTVDPGTRAMYRPATVLGCWVVLLATVGLFFSGDHQGKLMFRQQPMKMASAESLCDTQVDPDFSILTVGRQNNCDALTRVIEVPYVLPFLAEGKFDGVTLQGVRDIQRDYNQRFGPNDYRPNLFVTYWSFRAMIGLLAIPVLFALTALWLTRGGRIPNQRWFAWFALLAIPAPFLANSAGWVFTEMGRQPWIVAPNPTGDPNVHLTVAAGVSHHGSGVVITSLVTFTLVYAVLAVVWFWLLKRYIAEGPLEHDAEPAAPPAEQEDDVAPLSFAY